In the Quadrisphaera sp. RL12-1S genome, one interval contains:
- a CDS encoding MaoC/PaaZ C-terminal domain-containing protein — MSREESQRSEPSLAPVYARAVLSARRKGAALRARAAAGEPLVLPAGPGGVPAQVVRPGASVGTDRAAALARATGVPLRPVLPVLGPHLLAFAAQLELLSAEEFPLPLPGLVHVTQVVRQHRPLAPGERVDVRVAVRGLSQHPKGAVVELGSVLTSAQGEVVWEGTSGYLARGASAAGAGATGVVVGLGDGLPEPAVRTAARWRVPADAGRRYAAVSGDVNPIHLSALAARAFGFRGAIAHGLWTLARAVGQVEPRLGPAVEVRARWGSPLLLGSRATLCAEPVDDGAGAAGGGWSLAVRSGVPLPGDRVHLTATAAPLRPTS, encoded by the coding sequence GTGAGCCGGGAGGAGTCCCAGCGGTCGGAGCCGTCGCTGGCGCCCGTCTACGCGCGGGCGGTGCTGAGCGCGCGCCGCAAGGGCGCGGCGCTGCGCGCCCGGGCGGCGGCGGGGGAGCCGCTGGTGCTCCCCGCCGGACCGGGCGGCGTTCCCGCGCAGGTCGTCCGCCCTGGAGCGTCGGTGGGGACGGACCGGGCCGCGGCGCTGGCCCGCGCCACGGGTGTGCCGCTGCGCCCGGTCCTTCCGGTGCTCGGTCCGCACCTGCTGGCCTTCGCCGCCCAGCTGGAGCTGCTCTCCGCCGAGGAGTTCCCGCTGCCGCTTCCCGGCCTGGTGCACGTCACGCAGGTGGTGCGCCAGCACCGGCCGCTCGCCCCGGGGGAGCGCGTGGACGTGCGCGTCGCGGTGCGCGGGCTCTCGCAGCACCCGAAGGGCGCCGTGGTCGAGCTGGGCTCGGTGCTGACCAGCGCTCAGGGCGAGGTCGTGTGGGAGGGCACCAGCGGCTACCTGGCGCGCGGGGCCTCGGCGGCCGGGGCGGGCGCGACCGGCGTCGTCGTCGGCCTGGGCGACGGGCTGCCGGAGCCCGCCGTCAGGACGGCGGCGCGCTGGCGGGTGCCCGCCGACGCCGGGCGCCGCTACGCCGCCGTCAGCGGTGACGTGAACCCGATCCACCTCTCCGCGCTGGCCGCCAGGGCGTTCGGGTTCCGCGGCGCCATCGCGCACGGCCTGTGGACGCTGGCCCGCGCGGTGGGGCAGGTGGAGCCCCGGCTCGGGCCCGCCGTCGAGGTCCGCGCCCGGTGGGGCTCGCCGCTGCTGCTCGGCTCGCGCGCGACCCTGTGCGCCGAGCCCGTCGACGACGGTGCCGGTGCCGCCGGGGGCGGGTGGTCGCTGGCCGTCCGGTCGGGCGTCCCGCTGCCCGGCGACCGCGTGCACCTCACGGCCACCGCCGCCCCTCTGCGCCCCACCTCGTGA
- a CDS encoding hypervirulence associated TUDOR domain-containing protein — translation MAEEQTFRKGDDVEWSSHGNTVEGTVEKKITEDTEAAGRTVKADDDDPQYLVKSDKTGKEAVHKPDALDKA, via the coding sequence ATGGCTGAGGAGCAGACCTTCCGCAAGGGCGACGACGTCGAGTGGTCGTCGCACGGCAACACCGTCGAGGGCACGGTGGAGAAGAAGATCACCGAGGACACCGAGGCCGCGGGCCGCACGGTCAAGGCCGACGACGACGACCCGCAGTACCTGGTCAAGAGCGACAAGACCGGCAAGGAGGCCGTCCACAAGCCGGACGCCCTCGACAAGGCCTGA
- the fdhA gene encoding formaldehyde dehydrogenase, glutathione-independent — MSSNRAVAYNGHGVDVIDIDYPTFELKDGPGVNPANVGRPVRHGVILKTVSTNICGSDQHMVRGRTTAPEGLVLGHEITGEVVEVGPDVEFIKVGDLVSVPFNIACGRCRNCKERKTGICLNVNPDRPGSAYGYVDMGGWVGGQAEYVLVPYADWNLLKFPDKDQAMEKILDLTMLSDIFPTGFHGCVTAGVGVGSTVYIAGAGPVGLAAAAGAQLLGAAVVIVGDLNEDRLAAARAFGCETVDVSKGDPKDQVEQILGVPEVDCGVDAVGFEARGHGSGAQQEAPATVLNSLMELTAAGGAMGIPGLYVTGDPGGVDDAAKRGALSLDLGTGWAKSLSFTTGQCPVMKYHRGLMMAILHDRVQIAKAVNATPISLEEAPQGYADFDKGAAKKYVLDPHGVIKR, encoded by the coding sequence ATGAGCAGCAACCGCGCAGTGGCCTACAACGGCCACGGTGTCGACGTCATCGACATCGACTACCCGACGTTCGAGCTCAAGGACGGCCCGGGCGTCAACCCCGCCAACGTCGGCCGCCCCGTCCGGCACGGCGTCATCCTCAAGACGGTCTCCACCAACATCTGCGGCTCTGACCAGCACATGGTCCGCGGGCGCACCACCGCCCCCGAGGGCCTCGTGCTGGGCCACGAGATCACCGGCGAGGTGGTCGAGGTGGGGCCGGACGTGGAGTTCATCAAGGTGGGCGACCTCGTCTCGGTGCCGTTCAACATCGCGTGCGGCCGGTGCCGCAACTGCAAGGAGCGCAAGACCGGCATCTGCCTCAACGTCAACCCCGACCGCCCGGGCTCGGCGTACGGGTACGTCGACATGGGCGGCTGGGTCGGCGGGCAGGCCGAGTACGTCCTCGTGCCCTACGCGGACTGGAACCTGCTGAAGTTCCCCGACAAGGACCAGGCGATGGAGAAGATCCTCGACCTGACCATGCTGTCGGACATCTTCCCGACCGGCTTCCACGGCTGCGTGACCGCGGGCGTCGGCGTCGGGTCGACCGTCTACATCGCCGGCGCCGGCCCGGTGGGCCTGGCCGCGGCGGCCGGGGCGCAGCTGCTCGGAGCCGCCGTCGTCATCGTCGGTGACCTCAACGAGGACCGCCTCGCGGCGGCGCGGGCGTTCGGGTGCGAGACCGTCGACGTGTCCAAGGGCGACCCCAAGGACCAGGTCGAGCAGATCCTCGGCGTGCCCGAGGTCGACTGCGGCGTCGACGCCGTGGGCTTCGAGGCGCGCGGCCACGGCTCCGGTGCGCAGCAGGAGGCGCCGGCGACGGTGCTCAACTCCCTCATGGAGCTGACCGCGGCCGGTGGCGCGATGGGCATCCCCGGCCTCTACGTCACCGGTGACCCGGGCGGTGTCGACGACGCCGCCAAGCGCGGTGCGCTCTCCCTCGACCTGGGCACCGGCTGGGCGAAGTCGCTGAGCTTCACCACCGGCCAGTGCCCGGTGATGAAGTACCACCGCGGCCTGATGATGGCGATCCTGCACGACCGGGTGCAGATCGCGAAGGCCGTCAACGCCACGCCGATCTCCCTGGAGGAGGCGCCCCAGGGCTACGCCGACTTCGACAAGGGCGCCGCCAAGAAGTACGTGCTCGACCCGCACGGGGTCATCAAGCGCTGA
- a CDS encoding aldo/keto reductase — MTTTERAPRRLRDLSVSPLGLGCMGMSEFYGGAAARDDEESVRTVHRALDLGVTLLDTADMYGPFTNERLVGRAIGARREEVVLATKFGNERREDGTRRVNGRPEYVRTACDASLQRLGVDHIDLYYQHRVDTTVPVEETWGAMSELVTAGKVRFLGISEAAPETIRRADAVHPVTALQTEWSLWTRDVESDGVLDTVRELGIGFVPYSPLGRGFLTGAITSPDDFAEDDFRRNNPRFQGEAFEQNLRMVDRVRAIAEEKGCTPAQLALAWVLAQGPDVVPIPGTTKVARLEENVGALEVHLTAEDLARLDEAAPAGATAGERYPDMSSVRR; from the coding sequence ATGACCACCACCGAGCGCGCGCCCCGGCGCCTGCGCGACCTGTCCGTCTCACCCCTGGGCCTGGGCTGCATGGGGATGAGCGAGTTCTACGGCGGCGCTGCCGCCCGAGATGACGAGGAGTCGGTCCGCACGGTCCACCGCGCCCTCGACCTGGGCGTCACGCTGCTGGACACGGCCGACATGTACGGCCCGTTCACCAACGAGCGGCTCGTCGGCCGTGCCATCGGCGCGCGGCGCGAGGAGGTGGTGCTGGCCACCAAGTTCGGCAACGAGCGCCGCGAGGACGGCACCCGCCGCGTCAACGGCCGGCCCGAGTACGTGCGCACCGCCTGCGACGCGTCGCTGCAGCGGCTCGGCGTGGACCACATCGACCTCTACTACCAGCACCGCGTGGACACCACCGTGCCCGTGGAGGAGACCTGGGGCGCGATGAGCGAGCTGGTCACCGCCGGCAAGGTGCGCTTCCTGGGCATCTCCGAGGCGGCGCCGGAGACCATCCGCCGCGCCGACGCCGTGCACCCGGTGACGGCCCTGCAGACAGAGTGGAGCCTGTGGACGCGCGACGTCGAGTCCGACGGCGTGCTCGACACCGTGCGCGAGCTGGGCATCGGCTTCGTGCCCTACTCCCCGCTGGGCCGCGGCTTCCTCACCGGCGCCATCACCTCACCCGACGACTTCGCCGAGGACGACTTCCGCCGCAACAACCCGCGCTTCCAGGGCGAGGCGTTCGAGCAGAACCTGCGGATGGTGGACCGGGTGCGCGCCATCGCCGAGGAGAAGGGCTGCACGCCGGCGCAGCTGGCGCTGGCGTGGGTGCTGGCGCAGGGCCCCGACGTCGTCCCGATCCCCGGCACCACGAAGGTGGCGCGCCTGGAGGAGAACGTGGGGGCGCTGGAGGTGCACCTCACCGCCGAGGACCTGGCGCGCCTGGACGAGGCCGCACCCGCCGGCGCCACCGCCGGAGAGCGCTACCCCGACATGAGCAGCGTCCGCCGCTGA
- a CDS encoding aldo/keto reductase — MDTRTLGRTGVQVSPLCLGAMMFGAWGNPDHDDSIRIIHRALDAGVNFVDTADVYAQGESEEIVGKALLGRRDEVVLATKAHGQMGEGPNRQGNSRRWLVREVEDSLRRLQTDWIDLYQIHRPDPAVDHEETLSALTDLQRAGKIRYFGSSTFPAHEVVDAQWVAKERGLSRYVTEQPPYSILVRGIERDVLPVAQQFGMGVLPWSPLAGGWLTGRYRKGMDSSTAPTSSRAQRIPARFDLSLPDNQRKLEAADALATLADEAGLSLVHLALAFVLRHPGVTSPIIGPRTMEQLESQLGAVDVVLADDVLDRIDEIVPPGTTLATADAGYVPPSLADASLRRR; from the coding sequence GTGGACACCCGCACTCTGGGACGCACCGGCGTCCAGGTCAGCCCCCTCTGCCTCGGCGCCATGATGTTCGGCGCGTGGGGCAACCCCGACCACGACGACTCGATCCGGATCATCCACCGCGCGCTCGACGCCGGCGTGAACTTCGTCGACACCGCTGACGTGTACGCGCAGGGCGAGAGCGAGGAGATCGTCGGCAAGGCCCTGCTGGGCCGGCGCGACGAGGTGGTGCTCGCCACCAAGGCCCACGGCCAGATGGGTGAGGGGCCCAACCGCCAGGGGAACTCCCGGCGCTGGCTGGTCCGGGAGGTGGAGGACAGCCTGCGTCGGCTGCAGACCGACTGGATCGACCTGTACCAGATCCACCGGCCCGACCCGGCGGTCGACCACGAGGAGACGCTCTCGGCGCTGACGGACCTTCAGCGTGCGGGGAAGATCCGCTACTTCGGGTCCTCGACGTTCCCCGCCCACGAGGTGGTGGACGCGCAGTGGGTCGCCAAGGAGCGCGGGCTGTCGCGCTACGTCACCGAGCAGCCCCCGTACTCGATCCTCGTGCGCGGCATCGAGCGCGACGTGCTGCCCGTGGCCCAGCAGTTCGGGATGGGCGTGCTGCCGTGGAGCCCGCTGGCCGGCGGCTGGCTCACCGGGCGCTACCGCAAGGGCATGGACTCGAGCACCGCCCCGACCTCCAGCCGCGCCCAGCGCATCCCCGCGCGCTTCGACCTGTCGCTGCCGGACAACCAGCGCAAGCTCGAGGCCGCTGACGCCCTCGCCACCCTCGCCGACGAGGCCGGCCTGTCGCTGGTGCACCTGGCGCTGGCGTTCGTGCTGCGCCACCCGGGCGTGACCAGCCCGATCATCGGGCCGCGCACCATGGAGCAGCTGGAGAGCCAGCTCGGCGCCGTCGACGTCGTCCTGGCCGACGACGTCCTGGACCGCATCGACGAGATCGTGCCGCCGGGCACCACGCTGGCCACCGCCGACGCCGGCTACGTCCCGCCGTCCCTGGCCGACGCCTCGCTGCGCCGCCGCTGA
- a CDS encoding PPOX class F420-dependent oxidoreductase has product MATHAEAAGSAELIALSRNSYVRLTTFRRTGVPVPTPVWVVADRSALGGRDGDLLVITGAQAGKVKRLRHNGRVLLVPCDRRGTPEPGATELEALAEVVVDPAVVRRLRLLVQIKHPLLGRLLLGGQRAGAAAARKRGKTPPEQVALRIHPLQDAA; this is encoded by the coding sequence GTGGCCACCCACGCCGAAGCAGCCGGCTCCGCGGAGCTCATCGCGCTGAGCCGCAACAGCTACGTCCGCCTCACCACCTTCCGCCGCACCGGCGTGCCGGTCCCCACCCCGGTCTGGGTGGTCGCCGACAGGTCCGCCCTCGGCGGCCGCGACGGGGACCTGCTGGTCATCACCGGTGCGCAGGCCGGCAAGGTCAAGCGCCTGCGGCACAACGGCCGGGTGCTGCTGGTGCCGTGCGACCGCCGCGGGACGCCGGAGCCGGGCGCCACCGAGCTGGAGGCCCTGGCGGAGGTGGTGGTGGACCCGGCCGTGGTCCGCCGCCTGCGGCTGCTGGTGCAGATCAAGCACCCGCTGCTCGGCCGGCTGCTGCTGGGGGGCCAGCGCGCCGGCGCGGCCGCGGCCCGCAAGCGCGGGAAGACGCCGCCGGAGCAGGTCGCGCTGCGCATCCACCCGCTGCAGGACGCCGCCTAG
- a CDS encoding MFS transporter yields the protein MDAPQHAPTQPAGSSAGPALLALAIGAFAIGSTEFLMMGLLPQVAADLRVSVPAVGYAISAYALGVVVGAPTLTALSTRFPHQRVLAGLMALFVVGHAVTALAPGYDGLLVGRFVTGLSHGSFFGVAAVVASRLAPPGKAASAISRVFTGLTVAQVLGVPFGTLLGQHLGWRWAFAAIGLLGVVTALAVLRWVPLRRDTATPLRREMADLARPQVLLTLAATAVGTGGLFAVYSYVAPILTDLAGFSAGAVAWVLVVYGLGTVAGTLLGGRTADRFPEASVVLGLLGLGLACLLLLALSGSRAGALVALVVFAVMAFFVGPTLMNRTISVAPGSGLMASAFNQAAFNAANALGAAAGAQVLTAGFGLRATMVVGACLAIAGSLVALVAVVLLHGAPQPAARIAELARARAARRAAEHEPSLVLEALRLAGEAGATSCVAAVRLSEPWPRG from the coding sequence GTGGACGCACCCCAGCACGCCCCGACCCAGCCCGCAGGGAGCTCGGCGGGCCCGGCTCTGCTGGCGCTGGCCATCGGCGCCTTCGCCATCGGCTCCACCGAGTTCCTCATGATGGGGCTGCTGCCCCAGGTGGCCGCCGACCTTCGCGTGTCCGTGCCGGCGGTCGGCTACGCCATCTCCGCGTACGCGCTCGGCGTCGTCGTCGGAGCCCCGACCCTCACGGCGCTGTCCACGCGGTTCCCCCACCAGCGGGTGCTCGCGGGCCTCATGGCGCTGTTCGTGGTGGGGCACGCGGTGACGGCGCTGGCGCCCGGGTACGACGGGCTGCTCGTCGGGCGGTTCGTCACGGGGCTGTCGCACGGGTCGTTCTTCGGCGTCGCGGCGGTGGTGGCCAGCCGCCTCGCGCCGCCGGGCAAGGCCGCCAGCGCCATCAGCCGCGTCTTCACCGGCCTCACCGTGGCGCAGGTGCTGGGCGTGCCGTTCGGCACGCTGCTGGGCCAGCACCTCGGCTGGCGATGGGCGTTCGCCGCCATCGGCCTGCTCGGCGTGGTGACGGCGCTCGCGGTGCTGCGCTGGGTGCCGCTGCGGCGCGACACCGCCACCCCGCTGCGCCGGGAGATGGCCGACCTCGCCCGGCCGCAGGTGCTGCTGACCCTGGCCGCCACCGCCGTCGGCACCGGCGGGCTGTTCGCCGTGTACAGCTACGTCGCGCCGATCCTCACCGACCTCGCCGGCTTCTCCGCGGGCGCGGTGGCGTGGGTGCTCGTGGTCTACGGGCTCGGCACCGTGGCGGGGACGCTGCTCGGCGGCCGCACCGCGGACCGCTTCCCGGAGGCCTCGGTGGTGCTGGGGCTGCTCGGCCTGGGCCTGGCCTGCCTGCTGCTGCTCGCGCTGTCGGGGTCGCGGGCGGGCGCGCTGGTGGCCCTCGTGGTCTTCGCCGTCATGGCCTTCTTCGTGGGCCCGACGCTCATGAACCGCACCATCTCCGTGGCGCCCGGCTCGGGCCTCATGGCCTCGGCGTTCAACCAGGCGGCGTTCAACGCCGCCAACGCCCTCGGCGCCGCGGCCGGCGCGCAGGTGCTCACGGCGGGGTTCGGCCTGCGCGCCACCATGGTGGTGGGCGCCTGCCTCGCCATCGCCGGGTCGCTCGTGGCCCTCGTGGCGGTGGTGCTGCTGCACGGCGCGCCGCAGCCCGCCGCCCGGATCGCCGAGCTGGCCCGCGCCCGCGCGGCCCGCCGCGCCGCCGAGCACGAGCCGTCGCTGGTGCTGGAGGCGCTGCGCCTGGCGGGGGAGGCCGGCGCCACCTCGTGCGTGGCCGCGGTGCGCCTGTCCGAGCCCTGGCCCCGGGGCTGA
- a CDS encoding DNA-formamidopyrimidine glycosylase family protein — translation MPEGDTVARLAQRLRPLLEGRTLVHGRLNVPAHATADLAGALVVGVATHGKHLLTRLDLAGEALTLHTHLLMDGEWALLGPGKRLPARLLPDVRVLLVTDQQRTAAGLRMPVVELLRTADEARATGHLGPDLLDPALDVPAAAARLLADPARPLAAVLLDQRLVAGLGNLWANELCFLTGRSPWTPVGDLGEPGVARLVVRAARALRASASGATGYQVTTGNTRPGQEHWVAGRAGQACRRCGTRVEVVAEAAGVPKDDDDAAGVRRRTWWCPHCQPGPSPLTLPPRSGR, via the coding sequence GTGCCCGAGGGTGACACCGTCGCGCGGCTGGCGCAGCGCCTGCGCCCGCTGCTGGAGGGCCGCACCCTGGTGCACGGCCGCCTCAACGTGCCGGCGCACGCCACGGCCGACCTCGCCGGCGCCCTCGTCGTCGGCGTCGCCACCCACGGCAAGCACCTCCTGACACGGCTCGACCTCGCCGGAGAGGCCCTCACGCTCCACACGCACCTGCTCATGGACGGCGAGTGGGCGCTGCTGGGCCCCGGCAAGCGGCTGCCCGCGCGCCTGCTGCCCGACGTGCGCGTGCTGCTGGTCACCGACCAGCAGCGCACGGCCGCCGGGCTGCGGATGCCCGTGGTGGAGCTGCTGCGCACCGCCGACGAGGCCCGCGCCACCGGCCACCTCGGCCCCGACCTGCTCGACCCCGCCCTCGACGTCCCGGCCGCCGCCGCACGGCTGCTGGCAGACCCGGCCCGCCCGCTCGCCGCGGTCCTCCTCGACCAGCGCCTCGTGGCGGGGCTGGGCAACCTGTGGGCCAACGAGCTGTGCTTCCTCACCGGCCGCAGCCCCTGGACGCCGGTCGGCGACCTCGGCGAGCCGGGGGTGGCGCGCCTGGTGGTGCGGGCCGCCCGCGCGCTGCGCGCCTCCGCCAGCGGCGCCACCGGCTACCAGGTGACCACCGGCAACACCCGCCCCGGGCAGGAGCACTGGGTGGCCGGCCGCGCGGGGCAGGCGTGCCGGCGGTGCGGCACCCGTGTCGAGGTGGTCGCGGAGGCCGCCGGGGTACCGAAGGACGACGACGACGCCGCGGGCGTGCGGCGCCGCACGTGGTGGTGCCCCCACTGCCAGCCGGGCCCATCGCCGCTGACGCTGCCGCCGCGGAGCGGGCGTTGA
- a CDS encoding DMT family transporter, translating into MNASAGARSADRAAPRGARRRIQPGRRTTGTGWAAAAVLGSAACWGLSTVASRGLLDVVPATTLLVLQLCASTTALALASLREAPWDALRRAGRGAALASTTAGALEPGLSYVVGLTGLAMTTAGSATTIDASEPVLTVVLVWLVLRQRPERRLLAAVVLGTAGLVLVTGGASLREGGAGSASGDLLVLCAAALAAGSAIASARAVTVLPTATQASVQQLAGLVVAAVALLLVQGPGALARVPDLGWPVLALAAATGLVQYALATWLYLVGLRRLGPSRAGLFLSTVPVFGIAGGWLWLGQAPSPALLVGAAAVVGSLVIANPPRRPAS; encoded by the coding sequence GTGAACGCCTCCGCAGGCGCCCGCTCGGCGGACAGGGCGGCGCCACGAGGCGCACGGCGCCGGATCCAGCCCGGGAGGCGCACGACCGGAACGGGCTGGGCGGCCGCCGCCGTGCTGGGCAGCGCCGCCTGCTGGGGCCTGTCCACGGTCGCCAGCCGCGGGCTGCTCGACGTGGTCCCTGCCACCACCCTCCTGGTGCTGCAGCTGTGCGCCAGCACCACAGCACTCGCGCTCGCCTCGCTGCGGGAAGCGCCGTGGGACGCGCTCCGCAGAGCCGGCCGGGGCGCCGCGCTGGCCAGCACCACCGCCGGTGCGCTCGAGCCGGGGCTGTCCTACGTCGTCGGCCTCACGGGGCTGGCCATGACGACGGCGGGGAGCGCCACCACCATCGATGCGAGCGAGCCGGTGCTCACGGTGGTGCTGGTCTGGCTGGTGCTGCGGCAGCGCCCGGAGCGCCGCCTGCTGGCGGCCGTGGTCCTCGGGACCGCGGGGCTGGTGCTCGTCACCGGTGGAGCGTCGCTGCGCGAGGGCGGAGCAGGCAGCGCCTCCGGCGACCTGCTGGTGCTGTGCGCAGCAGCGCTGGCGGCGGGGTCGGCGATCGCGAGCGCGAGGGCCGTGACCGTGCTGCCGACGGCCACCCAGGCGTCGGTGCAGCAGCTCGCGGGGCTGGTGGTCGCCGCGGTGGCGCTGCTCCTGGTCCAGGGGCCGGGTGCGCTGGCGCGAGTGCCAGACCTGGGCTGGCCGGTGCTCGCCCTGGCCGCCGCCACGGGTCTCGTGCAGTACGCCCTGGCCACCTGGCTCTACCTCGTGGGGCTGCGGCGCCTCGGTCCGTCGCGCGCAGGCCTTTTCCTGTCCACGGTGCCGGTCTTCGGCATCGCCGGCGGTTGGCTGTGGTTGGGGCAGGCACCGAGCCCTGCGCTCCTGGTGGGCGCCGCCGCCGTCGTGGGGTCCCTCGTCATCGCCAACCCACCCCGGCGACCCGCCTCCTGA
- a CDS encoding MarR family winged helix-turn-helix transcriptional regulator, with amino-acid sequence MDKVENMLASLSLWLSDAVWEAVSRGDGPDHEDIAVLVLVGQEPLRITDLAAATGRTHSATVRAIDRLAAAGLVDRHPGAARDARAVLVELTAAGEAARRSALDARARALTPVTALLDEEQRAALGPLLEVMLEAVTTSAAAGTRICRLCDDDVCVPLGCPVEQRCLVFETSDQQAPDGSGRA; translated from the coding sequence GTGGACAAGGTCGAGAACATGCTCGCCTCGCTGTCGCTGTGGCTCAGTGACGCCGTGTGGGAGGCCGTCTCGCGCGGCGACGGCCCCGACCACGAGGACATCGCCGTCCTCGTCCTCGTGGGCCAGGAACCGCTGCGCATCACCGACCTCGCCGCGGCGACCGGGCGGACCCACTCGGCGACGGTCCGCGCCATCGACAGGCTCGCGGCGGCCGGGCTGGTGGACCGACACCCGGGAGCCGCGCGAGACGCGCGAGCCGTCCTCGTGGAGCTGACCGCCGCGGGTGAGGCCGCCCGCCGGTCCGCCCTCGACGCGCGCGCACGGGCGCTCACCCCGGTGACAGCCCTGCTCGACGAGGAGCAGCGCGCGGCGCTCGGCCCGCTGCTGGAGGTCATGCTGGAAGCCGTCACCACCTCCGCGGCCGCGGGGACCCGCATCTGCAGGCTCTGCGACGACGACGTGTGCGTGCCGCTCGGCTGCCCCGTCGAGCAGAGGTGCCTGGTCTTCGAGACCTCCGACCAGCAGGCACCTGACGGGTCGGGAAGGGCGTGA
- a CDS encoding phosphoribosyltransferase — protein sequence MTSDAPREVLTWDLFGTAVRELAQQVADSGYEPEVVLAIARGGLVPGGALAYALGVKNTAVMNVEFYTGVDERLPVPVVLPPVLQAVDIAGSRVLVVDDVADSGRTLRMVLDFCAGHVSEVRSAVIYDKPRSIVACEYVWKRTDRWIDFPWSAQGPVTAAR from the coding sequence GTGACGAGCGACGCGCCCCGCGAGGTGCTGACCTGGGACCTGTTCGGGACGGCCGTGCGCGAGCTCGCGCAGCAGGTGGCCGACAGCGGCTACGAGCCCGAGGTCGTGCTCGCCATCGCCCGCGGCGGCCTCGTGCCCGGCGGTGCCCTCGCGTACGCGCTCGGGGTCAAGAACACCGCCGTGATGAACGTGGAGTTCTACACCGGCGTCGACGAGCGGCTGCCCGTGCCCGTGGTGCTGCCGCCGGTGCTGCAGGCCGTGGACATCGCCGGCAGCCGCGTGCTCGTCGTCGACGACGTCGCCGACTCCGGCCGGACGCTGCGCATGGTGCTCGACTTCTGCGCCGGCCACGTCAGCGAGGTCCGCTCGGCGGTCATCTACGACAAGCCCCGCTCCATCGTCGCCTGCGAGTACGTGTGGAAGCGCACCGACCGCTGGATCGACTTCCCCTGGTCCGCCCAGGGCCCCGTCACCGCGGCGCGGTGA